Proteins found in one Panthera tigris isolate Pti1 chromosome B3, P.tigris_Pti1_mat1.1, whole genome shotgun sequence genomic segment:
- the METTL17 gene encoding methyltransferase-like protein 17, mitochondrial: MATARAVRLLQSSSRWRLGRREVPQSRALAALVPGVSQVDNSSDFLGKRPHRRHPGILQLPCVELPQALAAAAQLLLLQSAMPNVEKQVRALTNYLWSRHLPVGPEELQRRAVYLEEKFLENPDLSQSEEKLRETVLRALRKTTYHWQELSYNEKLSLVYMAARLDGGFAAVSRAFREIQARVPEFQPQTLLDFGSGTGSVTWAAHSTWGQSLREYMCVDSSAAMLDLAEKLLKGGSESGEPYVPGVFFRQFLPVSPKVQFDVVVSAFSLSELPSKADRTEVIHTLWRKTSHFLVLVENGTKAGHSLLMDARDLVLKGKEKSPSDPRPGFVFAPCPHELPCPQLTASKPLACSFSQAYHSIPFSWNKKNLKEEKFSMVILARGSPEEANRWPRITQPVLKRPRHVHCHLCCPDGHMQHAVITAHRHGRDLYRCARVSSWGDLLPVITPSESELPPSPAKDPPGS, from the exons ATGGCGACCGCGAGGGCAGTGAGACTTCTGCAGTCTTCAAGCAGATGGCGTCTCGGCCGTAGAGAAGTTCCCCAGTCCCGC GCGCTCGCCGCCCTTGTGCCCGGCGTATCTCAGGTGGATAACAGCTCCGATTTTCTGGGGAAGAGGCCCCATCGCCGGCACCCCGGCATCCTGCAGCTGCCATGCGTAGAGCTGCCGCAAGCACTGGCTGCCGCCGCGCAGCTCCTCCTGCTCC AGAGCGCGATGCCCAATGTGGAGAAGCAGGTGCGGGCACTGACGAATTATCTCTGGAGCCGGCATTTACCTGTAGGGCCGGAGGAGTTGCAAAGACGGGCTGTGTACCTTGAGGAAAAATTCTTGGAAAACCCAG ATTTATCTCAGTCAGAGGAGAAACTTCGTGAAACGGTGCTGCGTGCCCTACGCAAAACTACATACCATTGGCAAGAACTGAG cTACAATGAGAAACTGAGCCTGGTGTATATGGCAGCAAGACTGGATGGTGGCTTCGCAGCAGTCTCCAGGGCATTCCGTGAG ATCCAGGCTCGAGTTCCAGAGTTCCAGCCCCAAACCTTActggactttggttcaggtaCTGGTTCTGTCACTTG GGCTGCTCACAGTACTTGGGGCCAGAGCCTACgagaatatatgtgtgtggaCAGCTCAGCTGCTATGTTGGATTTGGCGGAGAAGCTACTGAAAG GTGGCTCAGAATCTGGGGAGCCTTATGTTCCAGGTGTCTTTTTCAGACAGTTTCTACCTGTATCACCCAAG GTACAATTCGATGTGGTGGTATCAGCCTTTTCCCTAAGTGAACTGCCCAGCAAGGCTGACCGCACTGAGGTAATCCACACCTTATGGCGCAAGACAAGTCATTTTCTG GTATTGGTAGAGAATGGAACAAAAGCTGGGCACTCCCTTCTCATGGATGCCAGGGACCTGGTCCTTAAG ggCAAAGAGAAGTCACCTTCAGACCCTCGACCTGGCTTTGTCTTTGCTCCA TGTCCACATGAACTTCCTTGTCCCCAGTTGACAGCCTCTAAGCCCCTGGCCTGTAGCTTTTCTCAGGCTTACCACTCCATCCCCTTCAGTTGG AATAAGAAGAATCTAAAAGAGGAAAAGTTCTCCATGGTAATTCTTGCCCGGGGGTCTCCAGAAGAGGCTAATCGTTGGCCCCGTATCACTCAGCCTGTCCTCAAACGGCCACGCCATGTGCATTGTCACCTGTGCTGTCCAGATGGGCATATGCAGCATGCTGTGATCACAGCCCACCGGCATGGCAG GGATTTGTATCGCTGTGCTCGTGTCAGCTCTTGGGGAGATCTTTTACCTGTGATCACACCTTCAGAGTCGGAGCTTCCTCCGTCCCCTGCTAAAGATCCCCCTGGAAGTTGA
- the SLC39A2 gene encoding zinc transporter ZIP2 isoform X3, with protein MEPLLGVKIGCLFALLVLTLICGLIPICFKWFQLDAATGRHRRVLSLLGCTSAGVFLGAGFMHMTADALEGIESEIQKFMMQDKKGGKCF; from the exons ATGGAACCACTACTGGGAGTAAAAATTGGCTGCCTGTTTGCCCTGCTGGTTCTCACTCTGATCTGCGGCCTTATTCCCATCTGCTTCAAATGGTTCCAGCTGGATGCAGCCACAG GTCGTCACCGCCGGGTCCTCAGCCTCCTGGGCTGCACTTCTGCAGGTGTTTTCCTGGGAGCGGGGTTCATGCACATGACTGCTGATGCCCTGGAGGGAATTGAATCAGAGATCCAGAAGTTTATGATGCAG GACAAGAAGGGAGGGAAGTGTTTCTGA
- the SLC39A2 gene encoding zinc transporter ZIP2 isoform X2: protein MEPLLGVKIGCLFALLVLTLICGLIPICFKWFQLDAATGRHRRVLSLLGCTSAGVFLGAGFMHMTADALEGIESEIQKFMMQNRTRREGSVSDGADSAQVLRN from the exons ATGGAACCACTACTGGGAGTAAAAATTGGCTGCCTGTTTGCCCTGCTGGTTCTCACTCTGATCTGCGGCCTTATTCCCATCTGCTTCAAATGGTTCCAGCTGGATGCAGCCACAG GTCGTCACCGCCGGGTCCTCAGCCTCCTGGGCTGCACTTCTGCAGGTGTTTTCCTGGGAGCGGGGTTCATGCACATGACTGCTGATGCCCTGGAGGGAATTGAATCAGAGATCCAGAAGTTTATGATGCAG AACAGGACAAGAAGGGAGGGAAGTGTTTCTGATGGTGCCGATTCAGCACAG GTGTTGAGAAACTGA
- the SLC39A2 gene encoding zinc transporter ZIP2 isoform X1 — protein sequence MEPLLGVKIGCLFALLVLTLICGLIPICFKWFQLDAATGRHRRVLSLLGCTSAGVFLGAGFMHMTADALEGIESEIQKFMMQNRTRREGSVSDGADSAQMEYPYGELIISLGFFFVFLLESLALQCYPGAAEGVTVQEEWDGAHVLGLHSHGPLPSPSKGPLRALVLLLSLSFHSVFEGLAVGLQPTVAATVQLCLAVLAHKGLIMFGVGLRLVQIGTGSRWATLSILSLALMSPLGLVLGLAVTQGDSKGGRGLTQAVLEGVAAGTFLYVTFLEILPRELAGPEAPLAKWGCVAAGFAFMAIIALWA from the exons ATGGAACCACTACTGGGAGTAAAAATTGGCTGCCTGTTTGCCCTGCTGGTTCTCACTCTGATCTGCGGCCTTATTCCCATCTGCTTCAAATGGTTCCAGCTGGATGCAGCCACAG GTCGTCACCGCCGGGTCCTCAGCCTCCTGGGCTGCACTTCTGCAGGTGTTTTCCTGGGAGCGGGGTTCATGCACATGACTGCTGATGCCCTGGAGGGAATTGAATCAGAGATCCAGAAGTTTATGATGCAG AACAGGACAAGAAGGGAGGGAAGTGTTTCTGATGGTGCCGATTCAGCACAG ATGGAGTATCCCTATGGAGAGCTCATCATCTCCCTGGgcttcttctttgtcttccttttggAGTCGCTGGCATTGCAGTGCTATCCTGGGGCTGCTGAAGGGGTCACAGTGCAGGAGGAGTGGGACGGGGCTCACGTCCTTGGACTCCACAGCCatggacctctcccctccccctcaaaggGTCCCCTCCGAGCCCTTgtcctcttgctctccctctccttccactCAGTGTTTGAAGGTCTGGCTGTGGGGCTGCAGCCAACAGTAGCAGCTACCGTGCAGCTCTGTCTTGCAGTCCTGGCTCACAAGGGGCTCATAATGTTTGGTGTAGGACTGCGGCTGGTGCAGATAGGCACTGGCTCACGATGGGCCACGCTGTCCATCCTGTCACTGGCTCTCATGTCCCCCCTGGGCCTGGTCCTGGGACTGGCTGTGACTCAGGGGGACTCTAAAGGGGGGCGTGGCTTAACCCAGGCTGTGTTAGAAGGTGTGGCAGCCGGCACCTTTCTGTATGTCACCTTCCTAGAAATTCTGCCCCGGGAGCTAGCTGGCCCCGAGGCCCCTCTGGCCAAGTGGGGCTGTGTAGCCGCCGGTTTTGCCTTCATGGCCATTATTGCTTTGTGGGCCTGA